One region of Methanomassiliicoccales archaeon genomic DNA includes:
- a CDS encoding GntG family PLP-dependent aldolase — protein sequence MRFIDLRSDTVTLPTKDMMRAIQEAELGDDVAREDPTVNRLERMAADRFGKEAALLVPSGTAGNLISVMTHCRHGDEMFCEAEAHIYYYEVGGISSVAGVIPRLIKGERGVFTAEQLEASFRGRELHYPNPALVAIENTHNRAGGCCWTPRQVEEVAASAHDRGMKVHIDGARIFNACVALDVGPKDFARHVDSITFCLSKGLACPVGSVIVGDKDFIDRARKNRKMLGGGMRQAGIIAAPGIVALESMVERLKEDHDNAKVLARGLAEHGLSVDMSTVQTNIVLVDVSPMKASDYVSQAKKKGVLCSSFGKTIVRFVTHYGITQEDVEEALTRLAPTS from the coding sequence GTGAGGTTCATCGATCTCCGCAGTGACACCGTCACTCTGCCCACGAAGGATATGATGCGAGCTATCCAGGAGGCGGAGTTAGGGGACGATGTGGCGAGAGAGGATCCCACGGTCAACCGACTAGAACGCATGGCGGCGGATCGCTTTGGAAAGGAGGCGGCGCTTTTAGTACCAAGCGGAACAGCGGGCAACTTGATTTCGGTGATGACACATTGTCGCCATGGGGATGAGATGTTCTGCGAAGCGGAGGCTCACATCTATTATTATGAGGTAGGAGGGATATCTTCAGTTGCAGGCGTCATTCCTCGTTTAATAAAAGGTGAGAGAGGGGTCTTCACCGCAGAACAACTAGAAGCCAGTTTTAGAGGAAGAGAGCTGCATTATCCCAATCCCGCCTTGGTGGCTATAGAGAATACGCACAACCGGGCGGGGGGATGCTGCTGGACGCCCCGGCAAGTGGAGGAAGTGGCGGCCTCAGCCCATGATCGCGGTATGAAGGTCCACATAGATGGAGCAAGAATTTTCAACGCCTGCGTGGCCTTGGATGTGGGACCTAAGGATTTCGCGAGGCACGTGGACAGCATAACCTTCTGTCTCTCCAAAGGGCTGGCGTGTCCTGTAGGCTCGGTCATTGTCGGGGATAAGGACTTCATCGATCGAGCCAGGAAGAATCGGAAGATGCTAGGAGGGGGGATGAGACAGGCAGGCATTATCGCTGCTCCAGGCATAGTCGCCTTGGAGAGCATGGTGGAGCGCCTGAAAGAGGATCATGACAATGCAAAAGTTCTTGCTAGAGGGTTAGCGGAACACGGCTTAAGCGTCGACATGTCCACTGTTCAGACCAACATCGTCTTGGTGGATGTCTCCCCTATGAAAGCTAGTGATTATGTGTCTCAGGCTAAGAAGAAAGGTGTCCTGTGCTCTTCATTTGGAAAAACGATTGTAAGGTTTGTTACTCATTATGGAATCACCCAGGAGGATGTAGAGGAAGCGCTAACCAGACTCGCTCCCACATCATAG
- a CDS encoding Trm112 family protein, whose protein sequence is MKPSLMQILACPKCKHHPLDLKVIKEEGGEVIEGEITCPRCRIDYPIEDAIPNMLLPEER, encoded by the coding sequence ATGAAACCGTCCCTAATGCAAATATTAGCGTGCCCTAAATGCAAGCATCATCCTTTGGACCTAAAGGTAATCAAGGAAGAGGGGGGAGAGGTGATAGAAGGCGAAATCACTTGTCCCAGGTGCAGAATAGACTACCCTATCGAGGATGCCATACCCAATATGCTGCTTCCAGAGGAACGTTGA
- a CDS encoding Gfo/Idh/MocA family oxidoreductase, which translates to MLNTGVIGVGSMGQNHARIYSEISNLIGVYDVDRAQCKKVAERFGVKAFDSIESILAETEAVSVCTITSKHHEIARRTILAGRHLLVEKPFTGDSSTAEELCTLAERQGVTLAAGFVERSNPVVSAAREALREGRFGKVITFASRRVSSFPARVRDVGVVMDLGIHDVDVLRYMTGMEARSVYALGGRFNSSSFEDHANLLLEMEGGIVAFVEVNWLTPMKVRKVSLTCSGGFVQLDYMDQSLEVSSSTTKDFDMADAFRVPLETDVRRISVKKEEPLKRELEDFLRAAKSGSQPRAGGRDALQDLRICEAAIRSLQSGHKVEVQW; encoded by the coding sequence ATGCTCAACACGGGGGTCATTGGCGTCGGTTCCATGGGCCAGAATCACGCTCGCATATATTCGGAGATATCCAACCTGATCGGCGTGTATGATGTTGATCGAGCACAATGTAAGAAAGTGGCGGAACGTTTCGGAGTGAAGGCCTTCGACTCCATCGAGAGCATTTTAGCTGAGACGGAAGCGGTCAGCGTATGCACCATAACTAGCAAGCATCATGAGATTGCGCGAAGAACTATCCTGGCAGGGCGTCATCTTCTAGTGGAGAAACCGTTCACTGGAGATTCAAGTACCGCAGAAGAATTATGCACCTTGGCCGAGAGGCAGGGGGTGACTTTGGCTGCAGGTTTCGTGGAACGGTCCAACCCAGTAGTCTCGGCGGCTAGAGAAGCTCTGCGAGAGGGGCGCTTCGGTAAGGTTATAACTTTCGCTTCCAGGAGAGTGTCCTCCTTCCCTGCGAGGGTAAGGGATGTGGGAGTGGTGATGGACCTTGGTATTCACGATGTCGATGTGTTGAGATACATGACAGGAATGGAGGCTCGGAGTGTTTACGCTTTAGGGGGAAGATTCAACAGCTCCTCCTTCGAGGACCATGCCAACCTGCTTTTGGAAATGGAGGGTGGCATCGTGGCCTTCGTGGAAGTTAATTGGCTCACGCCCATGAAGGTCCGCAAGGTATCGCTTACGTGCAGCGGAGGGTTCGTGCAGCTGGATTACATGGATCAAAGTTTGGAGGTATCCTCCTCCACCACCAAGGACTTCGATATGGCAGATGCCTTCCGAGTGCCACTGGAGACAGACGTGCGTCGCATCTCCGTCAAGAAGGAGGAACCTCTAAAACGTGAGCTGGAGGATTTCTTAAGAGCGGCCAAGAGCGGAAGCCAACCCCGGGCGGGAGGAAGGGATGCGCTACAGGATCTGCGCATCTGCGAAGCGGCAATAAGGTCCCTGCAATCAGGTCATAAGGTGGAGGTGCAGTGGTGA